A genomic stretch from Deinococcus ruber includes:
- a CDS encoding phosphoenolpyruvate carboxylase, with translation MSLNEDVNVLGRTLGTVLSEQEGPEFLELVERVRALVRQVRAGESDEPLRELLLQADAHTAENLVRAFALYFQLVNLAEEYERVRVLTSSPGPRPQSLGRALIELKEMGLSADEVEALIQRLDLGLTFTAHPTEMRRRTVRTHLVEVAEDIPSLTPNAIDRIAAHIEALWSTPELRRLKPTVQDEVKGGLSYIAVISAALPALQRDLNRAFREVYGRGTSAHLPISLNSWMGGDRDGNPFVTPAATRETLTLHRERARELLLEAIRKAYADLSQARDGIHPEASHADLNQPDLTQDAEGEEVYRTELRELHNAVRDGKPVELLPRLEALNLRLRADGQGRSADLLLTPLLTTARVFGQHLVSLDVREHSALTGAAVAALLKEAGVEADYLALPEHARLELLTRELRSRRPLWPAGTSLPEDLERAIGPIREVAAACAVVGPRAFGRYIVSMSESVSDVLEPLILAREVGFGILPVPLFETLDDLERAPGIMWELLSLPEYRAVLGNSVQEIMLGYSDSNKDAGFLAANWALHEAQRNISKVCRKAGVPWRFFHGRGTSIGRGGGPAGRAILGQPAGTIDAGLRITEQGEALADKYSHPVLAQRNLEQALYGLLLASARPADDLPAAWTDALGRASRVSAAAYRELVEDPAFLPFFEEVTPIHEISRLNIASRPVRRPGAPTLHNLRAIPWVMSWTQNRSNLPGWYGLKEGLEAIGPELCREMYAAWPFFRSMLDNAQMSLAKSDLSIFEEYLRLCSPSHLASKLEAAYTATVQLVEGAVGGELLNAEPRLKRSIELRNPYIDPIHRLQVELLRRSRAVEGGLDALERPLLLSVQGISAGVRNTG, from the coding sequence ATGAGCCTGAATGAAGATGTCAATGTGCTGGGCCGCACGCTCGGTACGGTTCTGAGCGAGCAGGAAGGGCCGGAATTTCTGGAACTGGTCGAACGTGTCCGGGCGCTGGTACGGCAGGTGCGGGCCGGAGAATCCGATGAGCCGCTGCGTGAACTGCTGCTTCAGGCCGACGCGCACACCGCCGAAAATCTGGTACGGGCGTTTGCGCTGTATTTCCAGCTTGTCAATCTGGCCGAGGAATACGAGCGGGTGCGCGTCCTGACCTCCAGCCCCGGCCCGCGCCCGCAGAGCCTGGGCCGCGCCCTGATCGAACTCAAGGAAATGGGCCTGAGCGCCGATGAGGTCGAGGCCCTGATTCAGCGTCTCGACCTGGGCCTGACCTTCACCGCGCACCCCACCGAGATGCGGCGGCGCACCGTTCGCACGCATCTGGTCGAGGTCGCCGAGGACATTCCCAGCCTGACGCCCAACGCCATAGACCGCATCGCCGCGCACATTGAAGCGCTGTGGAGCACGCCCGAACTGCGCCGCCTGAAGCCCACCGTGCAGGATGAGGTCAAGGGTGGCCTCAGCTACATCGCGGTCATCTCGGCGGCGCTCCCGGCCCTCCAGCGCGACCTGAACCGTGCCTTCCGCGAGGTGTACGGGCGCGGCACGTCGGCCCACCTGCCGATCAGCCTGAACAGCTGGATGGGTGGCGACCGAGACGGCAATCCCTTCGTGACCCCGGCAGCCACCCGCGAAACCCTGACTCTGCACCGCGAACGGGCACGCGAGCTGCTGCTGGAGGCCATTCGCAAGGCGTATGCCGATCTGAGTCAGGCGCGGGACGGCATTCACCCCGAGGCCAGCCACGCCGACCTGAACCAGCCCGATCTGACCCAGGACGCCGAGGGCGAGGAGGTCTACCGCACCGAACTGCGCGAGCTGCACAACGCGGTGCGCGACGGCAAACCGGTCGAGCTGTTGCCGCGCCTGGAAGCGCTGAATCTGCGGCTGCGGGCCGACGGGCAGGGCCGCAGCGCCGATCTGCTGCTCACGCCGCTGCTGACCACGGCGCGGGTTTTCGGGCAGCATCTGGTGAGCCTGGACGTGCGCGAACACAGCGCCCTGACCGGGGCGGCGGTGGCGGCCCTGCTGAAAGAGGCGGGCGTCGAGGCCGACTATCTGGCGCTCCCAGAGCATGCCCGCCTGGAACTGCTGACCCGTGAACTGCGTTCGCGCCGCCCACTGTGGCCCGCCGGAACATCTCTGCCCGAAGACCTGGAACGCGCCATCGGGCCGATCCGTGAGGTGGCGGCGGCGTGCGCGGTGGTGGGGCCAAGAGCCTTCGGGCGTTACATCGTCAGCATGTCCGAGAGTGTGTCAGACGTACTGGAACCGCTGATCCTGGCCCGCGAGGTGGGCTTCGGCATTCTTCCGGTGCCGCTGTTCGAAACGCTCGACGACCTGGAACGCGCCCCCGGCATCATGTGGGAGCTGCTGAGTCTGCCGGAATACCGCGCCGTGCTGGGAAACAGCGTGCAGGAAATCATGCTGGGGTACTCCGACAGCAACAAAGATGCCGGATTTCTGGCGGCCAACTGGGCACTGCACGAGGCCCAGCGCAACATCTCCAAGGTCTGCCGCAAGGCGGGCGTGCCGTGGCGCTTCTTTCACGGGCGCGGCACCAGCATCGGGCGCGGCGGCGGGCCTGCGGGCCGGGCCATCCTGGGGCAGCCTGCCGGAACCATCGACGCGGGCCTGCGAATCACCGAGCAGGGCGAAGCGCTGGCCGACAAGTACAGCCATCCGGTGCTGGCGCAGCGCAATCTGGAGCAGGCGCTGTACGGGCTGTTGCTCGCCTCGGCCCGCCCCGCCGACGACCTGCCCGCCGCCTGGACCGACGCGCTGGGCCGTGCCAGTCGCGTCAGTGCTGCCGCCTACCGCGAACTGGTCGAAGACCCGGCGTTCCTGCCCTTTTTCGAGGAAGTCACGCCGATTCACGAGATCTCGCGCCTGAACATCGCGTCGCGTCCGGTGCGGCGGCCCGGTGCGCCCACGCTGCACAATCTGCGGGCCATTCCCTGGGTCATGAGCTGGACGCAGAACCGCTCGAATCTGCCCGGCTGGTACGGCCTGAAAGAAGGGCTGGAAGCCATCGGGCCAGAGCTGTGCCGCGAGATGTACGCTGCCTGGCCCTTCTTCCGCAGCATGCTCGACAACGCCCAGATGAGCCTCGCCAAATCTGACCTGAGCATCTTCGAGGAATACCTGCGGCTGTGCAGCCCGTCTCATCTGGCGAGCAAGCTGGAAGCGGCGTACACCGCGACGGTGCAACTGGTCGAGGGCGCAGTGGGCGGCGAACTGCTGAACGCCGAACCCCGTCTGAAGCGCAGCATCGAACTCCGCAATCCGTACATCGACCCGATTCACCGCCTTCAGGTCGAACTGCTGCGGCGTTCGCGTGCGGTGGAAGGCGGCCTGGACGCCCTGGAACGTCCGCTGCTGCTGAGCGTGCAGGGGATTTCGGCAGGCGTTCGCAACACCGGCTGA
- a CDS encoding TIGR00282 family metallophosphoesterase translates to MLRVLFVGDVYGKPGRRVLASHLPTIRSQFHFVIVNGENAAGGFGLNRESFNIITRAGADCITLGNHAWHHKEVFDLLPDPRLIRPLNLPLGTPGNGFRRFDVIGDTGRSERLTVVNALGRVFMEPSGNPFTALDELLTRPDLGAVFLDFHAEATSEKAAMGQFLAGRAAAVIGTHTHVATADTRILPGGTAFQTDAGFTGPMDSVIGADPSGPVQRFTTELPHRFGVKEGAAELNGVIVHIQDGRAVQIERYHYEEEGL, encoded by the coding sequence ATGTTGCGAGTCCTGTTCGTGGGCGATGTATACGGCAAACCAGGTCGGCGGGTGCTGGCCTCGCACCTTCCCACCATCCGCAGCCAGTTTCATTTCGTCATCGTCAACGGCGAGAACGCCGCCGGGGGCTTTGGCCTCAACCGCGAGAGTTTCAATATCATCACGCGGGCGGGGGCTGACTGTATCACGCTTGGCAACCACGCGTGGCACCACAAGGAAGTGTTCGATCTGCTGCCCGACCCCCGGCTGATCCGGCCTCTGAATCTGCCGCTGGGCACGCCTGGAAACGGCTTTCGGCGCTTCGACGTGATCGGGGATACTGGCAGGTCCGAGCGCCTGACGGTGGTGAATGCGCTGGGCCGCGTCTTCATGGAGCCGAGCGGCAATCCCTTCACGGCGCTCGATGAACTGTTGACACGGCCCGATCTGGGCGCGGTCTTTCTCGATTTTCATGCCGAGGCCACCAGCGAGAAGGCCGCGATGGGGCAGTTTCTGGCGGGGCGGGCGGCGGCAGTGATCGGCACGCATACCCACGTTGCCACCGCCGATACCCGGATTCTGCCGGGCGGTACGGCATTTCAGACCGATGCGGGGTTTACCGGGCCGATGGACAGTGTGATCGGGGCCGATCCTTCTGGCCCGGTTCAGCGCTTCACCACCGAGTTGCCCCACCGATTCGGCGTCAAGGAGGGGGCTGCCGAGCTGAACGGAGTGATCGTGCATATACAGGACGGCAGAGCGGTGCAGATCGAACGGTATCACTATGAAGAGGAGGGCCTGTAA
- the fdhF gene encoding formate dehydrogenase subunit alpha, protein MAQANDPHTPNPIITVNGVQFVAKSGEYVIDALNRLKLELPQVCYHPQLGPLQTCDTCVVEIGGELLRACATPVQEGMVVRTEVSAAKVAREEAFDRILGNHELYCTVCDNNNGNCTVHNTVAKVGSEHQNRPFLPKPYELDTSNPFYRYDPDQCILCGRCVEACQNLQVNETLSINWESANPRVLWDGGQPIGDSSCVSCGHCVSVCPCNALQEKSMLHEAGLFTGIPLPMFQSAVAVVKNIEPTLGYTPILGISEIESAGREGYISKTKTVCTYCGVGCTFDVWTKDRHILKVEPEHGPANGVSTCVKGKFGWDYSTSKDRLTSPLIRENDALGNTFFREASWEEAISLIAWRMNEIKAQHGPDALAFVISSKGTNEESYLKQKLARQIIGTNNVDNCSRYCQSPATQGLWRTVGYGGDSGTIKDIEAARLVLTVGSNTAESHPVLATRVKRAHKLHGQELIVVDLREHELAQRADVFLRPNPGTDFVWLNAVSRHILETGRAHQDFLDEWVNGLDEFRASLDGYTLAAAEQQTGLTQAQLRDLADRLVAASDDPQRGGVCILWAMGVTQQMGGSETSTAISNLLLLTGNYMRPGTGAYPLRGHNNVQGASDFGAMPDMVSGYQKLSDEAVRDKFSRAWNCEIRAERGLDNSQMIDAAVSGKLKALYLTGEEMSLTDSDSGHVANGLGALEFFVVQDIFFSHTAQFADVVLPASPALEKEGTFTSTERRIQRLYQVMPPLKGSKPDWEIYQLVAQALGGDWNYSHPAEVMAEAAALTPLFGGVTYERLEGYQSLCWPVNADGTDTPLLYTEGFAFPDGKARLYPATYVPRTQPPTAEFDLHLNSGRMLEHFHEGNMTFRVEGIAARIPDTFVEVSPELAAERGLRDGMYVRLISPHGAIRLRALVTDRVSGKEVYVPLNARASADTVNFLTGQGRDINTNTPAYKDTSVRMEVLGERGATPLPRTDHRYARRTPQNGVEVERKWARPDYVYPGDGLRLMEGASLNKRVDEFGSGDD, encoded by the coding sequence ATGGCTCAGGCCAACGACCCGCATACCCCAAATCCGATCATCACCGTCAACGGCGTGCAGTTTGTCGCCAAGAGCGGCGAATACGTCATAGACGCGCTGAACCGCCTGAAACTGGAACTCCCTCAGGTCTGCTATCACCCGCAACTCGGCCCGCTCCAGACCTGCGACACCTGTGTGGTGGAAATCGGCGGCGAACTCCTGCGTGCCTGTGCGACGCCCGTGCAGGAAGGCATGGTGGTACGCACCGAGGTGAGCGCGGCAAAAGTCGCCCGTGAGGAAGCCTTTGACCGCATTCTGGGCAACCACGAGCTGTACTGCACGGTCTGCGACAACAACAACGGCAACTGCACTGTTCATAACACCGTGGCGAAAGTCGGCTCCGAGCATCAGAACCGCCCGTTCCTGCCCAAGCCCTACGAACTCGACACATCCAACCCGTTTTACCGCTATGACCCCGACCAGTGCATTCTGTGCGGGCGCTGCGTCGAGGCGTGCCAGAATTTGCAGGTCAATGAGACACTGAGCATCAACTGGGAGAGCGCCAACCCGCGTGTGCTGTGGGACGGGGGGCAGCCCATCGGGGACAGCAGTTGTGTGAGCTGCGGGCACTGCGTCTCGGTGTGCCCGTGCAACGCGCTTCAGGAAAAGTCGATGCTGCACGAGGCGGGCCTGTTCACCGGCATTCCGCTGCCGATGTTTCAGAGCGCCGTGGCAGTGGTGAAGAACATCGAGCCGACGCTGGGCTACACGCCGATTCTCGGCATCTCGGAGATCGAGTCGGCGGGGCGTGAGGGCTACATTTCCAAGACCAAGACGGTATGTACGTATTGCGGCGTGGGCTGCACCTTCGACGTCTGGACGAAGGATCGCCACATCCTGAAAGTCGAACCCGAACACGGCCCCGCCAACGGCGTGAGCACCTGCGTGAAGGGGAAATTCGGCTGGGATTACAGCACCTCGAAAGACCGCCTGACCTCGCCGCTGATCCGCGAGAACGACGCGCTGGGCAACACCTTCTTCCGCGAGGCGAGCTGGGAAGAGGCGATTTCGCTGATCGCGTGGCGGATGAACGAGATCAAGGCGCAACACGGCCCCGACGCTCTGGCCTTCGTGATTTCGAGCAAGGGCACGAACGAGGAAAGCTACTTGAAGCAGAAGCTCGCCCGCCAGATCATCGGAACGAACAATGTGGACAACTGCTCGCGCTACTGCCAGAGTCCTGCCACGCAGGGGCTGTGGCGCACGGTGGGCTACGGCGGCGACAGCGGCACCATCAAAGACATCGAGGCGGCGCGGCTGGTTCTGACCGTTGGCAGCAATACCGCCGAGTCTCATCCGGTGCTGGCGACCCGCGTCAAACGGGCGCACAAGCTGCACGGCCAGGAACTGATCGTGGTCGATCTGCGCGAGCACGAACTGGCCCAGCGTGCCGACGTGTTCCTGCGCCCCAACCCCGGCACCGATTTCGTGTGGCTGAACGCCGTGAGCAGGCACATTCTGGAGACAGGCCGCGCCCACCAGGACTTTCTGGATGAGTGGGTGAACGGCCTGGACGAGTTCCGCGCCAGTCTGGACGGCTACACGCTCGCGGCTGCCGAGCAGCAGACCGGGCTGACGCAGGCGCAGCTGCGCGATCTGGCAGACCGACTGGTGGCCGCCAGCGACGATCCCCAGCGCGGCGGCGTCTGCATCCTGTGGGCGATGGGCGTGACGCAGCAGATGGGCGGCAGCGAGACCAGCACCGCCATCTCGAATCTGCTGCTGCTGACCGGCAACTATATGCGGCCCGGCACCGGAGCGTATCCGCTGCGGGGGCATAACAACGTGCAGGGCGCGTCCGACTTCGGGGCGATGCCCGACATGGTCAGCGGCTATCAGAAGCTGAGCGACGAGGCGGTGCGCGACAAGTTCAGCCGGGCCTGGAACTGCGAGATCAGAGCCGAACGCGGCCTGGACAACTCGCAGATGATCGACGCCGCCGTTTCCGGCAAGCTGAAGGCGCTGTACCTGACGGGCGAGGAAATGAGCCTGACCGACAGCGACAGCGGCCACGTCGCCAACGGGCTGGGTGCGCTGGAATTCTTCGTGGTGCAGGACATCTTCTTCAGCCACACCGCCCAGTTTGCCGACGTGGTCTTGCCTGCCAGCCCCGCGCTGGAGAAAGAAGGCACGTTTACCAGCACCGAGCGGCGCATTCAGCGGCTGTATCAGGTGATGCCGCCGCTGAAGGGCAGCAAACCCGACTGGGAAATCTATCAGCTCGTGGCGCAGGCACTCGGAGGCGACTGGAACTACAGCCACCCCGCCGAAGTGATGGCCGAGGCTGCCGCCCTGACGCCGCTGTTCGGGGGCGTGACCTATGAGCGGCTGGAGGGCTATCAGAGCCTGTGCTGGCCTGTGAACGCCGATGGCACCGACACACCGCTGCTGTACACCGAGGGTTTTGCCTTTCCAGACGGGAAGGCGCGGCTGTATCCGGCCACCTATGTTCCGCGTACCCAGCCGCCAACCGCCGAATTCGACCTGCACCTGAACTCTGGGCGCATGCTGGAGCACTTCCACGAGGGCAACATGACCTTCCGGGTGGAAGGCATCGCGGCGCGGATTCCAGATACCTTCGTCGAAGTCAGCCCGGAACTGGCCGCCGAACGGGGCCTGCGAGACGGTATGTATGTGCGTCTGATATCGCCACACGGGGCCATTCGGCTGCGGGCGCTGGTGACAGACCGGGTAAGCGGCAAGGAAGTGTACGTACCGCTGAACGCCCGCGCCAGCGCAGACACCGTGAATTTCCTGACCGGGCAGGGCCGCGACATCAACACCAACACGCCCGCATACAAGGATACGAGCGTGCGAATGGAGGTGCTGGGTGAGCGCGGAGCCACGCCGCTGCCGCGCACCGACCACCGCTACGCCCGCCGCACGCCGCAGAACGGAGTGGAAGTTGAGCGCAAGTGGGCACGCCCCGACTACGTGTATCCCGGCGACGGTCTGAGGCTAATGGAAGGCGCGAGCCTGAACAAGCGCGTGGACGAGTTTGGCAGTGGAGATGACTGA
- a CDS encoding DUF1641 domain-containing protein, with the protein MAQRLTYTPRPRTADEIITEARNDSQDALLESLELLRELHAHGVLDTLVKLVKAGDGLTTKTLHMLEGDSATRLLRNVLELGRTFSELDPESIGTLGKAADAGIREGARRVQAGEGVGLGELLGLLKDPDIQAALGALFGTLKGFGRALRDARGDTTESEGQRRPDEEKNKNRKRRKQ; encoded by the coding sequence ATGGCACAACGACTGACCTATACCCCCAGACCCAGAACCGCCGACGAGATCATCACCGAGGCCAGAAACGACAGTCAGGACGCGCTGCTGGAATCGCTGGAACTGCTGCGCGAGCTACACGCACACGGCGTCCTGGACACACTGGTCAAGCTGGTGAAAGCGGGCGACGGCCTGACCACCAAAACACTGCACATGCTGGAGGGCGACAGCGCAACCCGGCTGCTGCGGAACGTGCTGGAGCTGGGCCGCACCTTCTCGGAACTCGATCCGGAGTCGATTGGCACGCTGGGCAAGGCCGCCGACGCGGGCATCCGCGAGGGCGCACGCCGCGTGCAGGCAGGCGAGGGCGTGGGCCTGGGCGAGCTGCTGGGCCTGCTGAAAGACCCGGACATTCAGGCGGCGCTTGGCGCACTGTTCGGCACGCTGAAGGGCTTCGGGCGGGCACTGCGCGACGCACGCGGCGATACGACCGAAAGCGAAGGCCAGCGCCGACCCGACGAGGAGAAGAACAAGAATCGGAAGCGGCGCAAACAGTGA
- a CDS encoding DUF1684 domain-containing protein, which yields MAAEALLDFRRRKDDLFASGRGPVRGAALEAFTGLSYYPPDEELMFELPLMRSAGDSVTLDTSTGETRQMAEFATVTVPFPGGAQTLTLYAQPGEDAPQSLFLPFRDATSGSESYGAGRYLDAPVIELDGGEGVRLDFNLAYHPYCAYGDGWTCPLPPAQNWLKAAVRAGEKLG from the coding sequence ATGGCGGCAGAAGCGCTGCTCGATTTCCGCCGCCGAAAGGATGACCTCTTTGCGTCAGGGCGCGGCCCGGTTCGCGGCGCGGCGCTGGAAGCCTTCACGGGCCTGAGCTATTACCCGCCCGACGAAGAGCTGATGTTCGAGTTGCCTCTCATGCGGTCGGCGGGCGACTCGGTGACGCTGGACACCAGCACCGGAGAAACGCGCCAGATGGCCGAATTTGCAACCGTGACGGTGCCGTTTCCGGGCGGTGCACAGACGCTGACGCTGTATGCCCAGCCCGGCGAAGACGCGCCCCAGAGCCTGTTTCTACCTTTCCGTGACGCCACGAGCGGCAGCGAAAGCTACGGCGCGGGGCGCTATCTGGACGCGCCTGTCATCGAGTTGGACGGGGGAGAGGGCGTGAGGCTCGATTTCAATCTGGCGTATCACCCGTACTGCGCGTATGGCGACGGCTGGACGTGCCCGCTGCCGCCCGCGCAGAACTGGCTGAAGGCGGCGGTGCGGGCAGGGGAGAAGTTGGGGTAA
- a CDS encoding RNA-binding S4 domain-containing protein, with the protein MTPDQNAQNDVIDLQDYLKFAGLVGTGGEAKFLIQTGEVRLNGEVEIRRRKKIRRGDVIQLDGQEHVVEF; encoded by the coding sequence ATGACCCCTGACCAGAACGCACAGAACGATGTCATCGACCTCCAGGACTATCTGAAATTCGCCGGGCTGGTTGGAACAGGCGGCGAGGCCAAATTTCTGATTCAGACCGGGGAAGTGCGGCTGAACGGCGAAGTCGAAATTCGCCGCCGAAAGAAGATCCGGCGCGGTGACGTGATACAGCTGGACGGGCAGGAACACGTCGTGGAGTTCTGA
- a CDS encoding dockerin type I domain-containing protein: protein MKARALLASLALMLGAAQAVNIQLRPQTPELEALVTAFLKGLSSEGTTLTLDKSAGPLLTVGGKVAFNADVSARSYTVGGERRIEFNPAGPLPLADAVRAELQKELGLSDLTPEAARLRYSGADLNGDGTINITDLAILMGNFGQSGNNMKGDLNSDGHIDDLDLNLFSAQYKLP, encoded by the coding sequence ATGAAGGCCCGTGCGCTGCTGGCCTCACTCGCGCTGATGCTCGGCGCGGCGCAGGCGGTCAATATTCAGCTTCGGCCCCAGACGCCCGAACTCGAAGCCCTCGTGACCGCTTTTCTGAAGGGGCTATCGAGCGAGGGAACCACCCTAACGCTCGATAAATCGGCTGGCCCGCTGCTAACGGTGGGCGGCAAGGTGGCCTTCAATGCCGACGTGTCGGCCCGCTCGTACACGGTGGGCGGCGAGCGCCGTATCGAATTCAACCCGGCTGGCCCGTTGCCGCTGGCCGACGCGGTGCGGGCCGAACTTCAGAAGGAACTCGGCCTGAGCGACCTGACGCCGGAAGCGGCCCGGCTGCGCTATTCGGGGGCCGATCTGAACGGCGACGGCACCATCAACATCACCGATCTGGCGATCCTGATGGGCAATTTCGGGCAGTCGGGCAACAACATGAAAGGCGACCTGAACAGCGACGGGCATATCGACGACCTTGATCTGAACCTCTTCAGCGCTCAATATAAACTCCCATGA
- a CDS encoding Ig domain-containing protein, whose protein sequence is MLSTFRLVPRAAPALLLPLLLAACGGTSTTNSASTSTRDPLNFATSNVPVAYVGEPYTADIVVAGGAGPYGLRLAGGKLPDGLTFSGRTISGKATKEGLYTFTLEASDAALSTKDQQISLTVSPLPPLSLALTLPTSEIRGETRLPLTIVAPRGTRAARFQWMLPQGMNVSKIVPVDTRVIAYWKVTKGLLTLDLGFRSVPGNGAQIALITVKPDKATTLTSPQIAYSAYAGDGKAIIEQPLPSTQPAVTAAPGSKPAPDAPVPETTDDGVTDAAPATTAPAQPAPATDAPAAPSVTPPVTPAPPVSTPPGGGK, encoded by the coding sequence ATGCTCTCAACATTTCGGCTCGTGCCCAGGGCTGCACCCGCGCTGCTGTTGCCGCTGCTGCTGGCTGCGTGCGGCGGCACAAGCACCACCAACAGTGCCAGCACTAGCACCCGCGATCCGCTGAATTTCGCCACGTCCAATGTGCCGGTGGCGTATGTGGGCGAGCCGTACACCGCCGATATCGTGGTGGCGGGTGGAGCCGGGCCATACGGCCTGCGGCTGGCGGGCGGCAAGCTTCCCGACGGTCTGACCTTTTCCGGGCGCACCATCAGCGGCAAGGCGACCAAGGAGGGGCTGTACACCTTCACCCTCGAAGCCTCCGATGCGGCGCTCTCGACCAAAGATCAGCAGATCAGCCTGACCGTTTCGCCGCTGCCGCCGCTGAGTCTGGCGCTGACGCTGCCGACCAGCGAGATTCGTGGCGAAACCCGGCTGCCCCTGACCATCGTTGCGCCCAGGGGAACCCGCGCCGCCCGCTTTCAGTGGATGTTGCCGCAGGGTATGAACGTCAGCAAGATCGTGCCCGTCGATACCCGCGTCATCGCGTACTGGAAGGTCACGAAGGGGCTGCTTACGCTCGATCTGGGTTTCCGCAGCGTACCGGGCAACGGCGCACAGATCGCCCTGATCACCGTCAAGCCCGACAAGGCCACGACGCTGACGAGTCCTCAGATCGCGTACAGCGCCTACGCCGGAGACGGCAAAGCCATCATCGAACAGCCGTTACCCAGCACCCAGCCTGCCGTGACCGCCGCACCCGGCAGCAAACCCGCCCCCGACGCGCCGGTTCCCGAAACCACCGATGACGGTGTGACCGACGCTGCGCCAGCTACCACCGCCCCGGCTCAGCCTGCTCCGGCCACCGATGCCCCGGCTGCGCCTTCCGTCACGCCGCCCGTCACCCCCGCGCCGCCCGTTTCGACTCCCCCCGGAGGTGGCAAATGA
- a CDS encoding MFS transporter has product MKSAAPGALNKFQTWQQTTFHALRWPHYRRYWMSQMLSLVGSWMQTTAQSYLVLELTHNNSAALGWVTVAQFTPSLLLSLFAGAVIDRMPRRRILLTTQITLMLTSLSLALTTHFGGVSLGLVMVLAFVAGTANAFDMPARQSMVADFVPREDVANAVALNSLSFNLSRTLGQAVFGVVAALGVSLLGGGNADNISRLAFPFYLNVVSFVVVLWVIATLPFPVRERGGHPAVLDDIREGLAYVRVTPSIRYTLMLLGLLSLTIINFNVIIPYFARAVYGLREGGFGALNAAFGGGAMVGALWQASRPNPLRNLRLGAVLLIVSAVVLAFVVNIWIAGVVLACCGFSMLTFLISANSSVQLTVPNALRGRVMSLYSLVLVGSAPLGALVSSNLIAQHGLFGPKWGLCVLAALGALTVLLLWRRIPRVLPGRK; this is encoded by the coding sequence ATGAAAAGTGCAGCTCCAGGCGCACTGAACAAGTTTCAGACCTGGCAACAGACCACCTTCCACGCCCTGCGCTGGCCGCACTACCGCCGTTACTGGATGTCTCAGATGCTGAGTCTGGTGGGAAGCTGGATGCAGACCACGGCGCAGTCGTATCTGGTGCTGGAGCTGACGCACAACAACAGTGCGGCGCTGGGCTGGGTCACGGTCGCGCAGTTCACGCCCAGTCTGCTGCTGTCGCTGTTTGCCGGAGCCGTTATCGACCGCATGCCCAGGCGGCGCATTCTGCTGACCACGCAGATTACCCTGATGCTCACGTCGCTGTCGCTGGCCCTGACGACCCATTTCGGCGGAGTCAGCCTGGGCCTGGTGATGGTGCTGGCGTTCGTGGCAGGCACCGCCAACGCGTTCGACATGCCCGCCCGTCAGAGCATGGTGGCCGACTTCGTACCGCGCGAAGACGTGGCGAACGCCGTGGCCCTCAACAGCCTGTCGTTCAATCTGTCGCGCACGCTGGGGCAGGCGGTGTTCGGAGTGGTGGCGGCGCTGGGTGTGTCGCTGCTGGGCGGAGGAAACGCCGACAACATCTCGCGGCTGGCCTTTCCGTTCTATCTGAACGTGGTGTCGTTCGTGGTGGTGCTGTGGGTGATCGCCACGCTGCCGTTTCCAGTCCGTGAGCGCGGCGGCCATCCGGCGGTGCTGGACGACATCCGCGAGGGGCTGGCGTATGTGCGCGTCACCCCCAGCATCCGGTACACCCTGATGCTGCTGGGCCTGCTGAGCCTGACCATCATCAATTTCAACGTCATCATTCCGTACTTCGCCCGTGCGGTGTACGGCCTGCGGGAAGGAGGGTTCGGCGCATTGAATGCCGCGTTCGGCGGGGGCGCGATGGTCGGGGCGCTGTGGCAGGCCAGCCGCCCGAATCCGCTGCGAAACCTGCGGCTGGGGGCGGTGCTCCTGATCGTCAGCGCCGTGGTGCTGGCCTTTGTCGTGAATATCTGGATAGCGGGGGTGGTGCTGGCGTGCTGCGGGTTTTCGATGCTGACCTTCCTGATTTCGGCCAACAGTTCGGTGCAGCTCACGGTACCCAACGCGCTGCGCGGGCGGGTGATGAGCCTGTATTCGCTGGTGCTGGTAGGTTCGGCTCCGCTGGGCGCGCTGGTTTCCAGCAACCTGATCGCGCAGCATGGCCTGTTCGGGCCGAAATGGGGGCTGTGTGTGCTGGCTGCGCTGGGAGCACTGACGGTGCTGCTGTTGTGGCGGCGCATTCCGCGTGTGTTGCCGGGCAGGAAGTAG